CATTCATGAGAGGTATTACAAATAGACGGGAGAATTTTGTTATGAAAAAAACTGAGATTATATCTTTGGCAGTTTCGGTTGTATGCGTGCTTGCTCTGGTTTCCTTTTTTGTTTTTAATCAGACATTTAACCAAATAAGTGATTCAAGGGCACCGGCAACGGTGGATAGGAGCAACAATGAAGTTGCTACAGGAACTCCCACCGTTGCTGGATTAAAAAAGATCTATCCGCAGATGAAGGTAGACAGCATAAGGGAATCTGAAATTTCCGGGTTGTATGAGGTTACAGCGGGCAGCAATATTATCTATTTCTACCCTGAAAAGAATTATCTTCTGTTCGGAGAAATAATGACGAAAGAAGGCAAGAACCTGACTGCAGAAAAGCGCAACCTGATTCTTGCCGCAAAGGTAGAGAAAATAGACCTGGAGAATGCGTTAAAAATTGGATCAGGAAAGATGCAGGTTATCGAAATTACCAATCCTGATTGCGGTTATTGCAGAAAGCTCAGCAAGTATTTTGAAAGGCCCGAAATTAAGAAAAAGGCAACTCGGTTCGTGCTGTTCGCTTCTTTTCATCCGCAATCCCTGAAGAAAGCGGAATACATTATGTCGGCCTCGGATGGGGAAGCGGCTTACAATGAGGTGATGTCCGGGAAGCTGGATAAGGTCAAACCCGATAAAATTACAGTTACTGAAAAAGGTGAGGATCTTGTTAAAAAACAAATGGAGAGCCTGTCCAATTTAAATATTCGGGGTACTCCGACATTATT
The DNA window shown above is from Syntrophales bacterium and carries:
- a CDS encoding DsbC family protein, with protein sequence MKKTEIISLAVSVVCVLALVSFFVFNQTFNQISDSRAPATVDRSNNEVATGTPTVAGLKKIYPQMKVDSIRESEISGLYEVTAGSNIIYFYPEKNYLLFGEIMTKEGKNLTAEKRNLILAAKVEKIDLENALKIGSGKMQVIEITNPDCGYCRKLSKYFERPEIKKKATRFVLFASFHPQSLKKAEYIMSASDGEAAYNEVMSGKLDKVKPDKITVTEKGEDLVKKQMESLSNLNIRGTPTLLIGGEVIVGADMEKIERALKLGEKQERGRN